From Chelatococcus sp. YT9, a single genomic window includes:
- a CDS encoding membrane dipeptidase, protein MLIDALQCGEFDRDVLQMLQAGGYTCVTPTLGFWEGTLESMDAIGTWKDMERDNSDLIRIVRKTDDIRQCAADGKLGVLLGFQNTNCLEDRIRFVELFANMDTRVMQLTYNNQNELGGSCYEDEDSGLSRFGREVVVEMARCGIVVDCSHVGDRTTLHAIEHSPKPIAVTHANAASIFPHKRNRSDDVLKALSETGGVIGCAAYRNITPDSACASTRGFAEMIARTVEIAGIDHVGLGTDFSYKSNDAFREWMRKGRWTRSVQYGAGSAARPGAVSKPDWLPTADRLKDLEPSLAEVGFSPEEIGKIMGGNWLRLYGAVFG, encoded by the coding sequence ATGCTTATAGATGCCCTACAGTGCGGTGAATTCGACCGCGATGTTCTCCAGATGCTGCAGGCTGGCGGATATACTTGCGTAACCCCGACCCTCGGCTTTTGGGAAGGCACGCTCGAATCCATGGACGCCATCGGCACATGGAAGGATATGGAGCGGGATAACAGCGATCTGATCCGGATCGTCCGCAAGACCGATGATATCCGCCAATGCGCGGCAGACGGCAAGCTTGGTGTGCTGCTTGGCTTCCAGAACACCAATTGTTTGGAAGATCGTATCCGCTTCGTGGAGCTATTCGCGAATATGGATACACGCGTCATGCAGCTGACCTACAACAACCAGAACGAGCTTGGCGGCTCATGCTACGAGGATGAAGACAGCGGCCTCTCCCGCTTTGGCCGGGAGGTCGTGGTTGAGATGGCCCGTTGCGGCATCGTCGTCGATTGCTCGCATGTCGGTGACCGCACGACCCTCCATGCGATCGAGCATAGCCCCAAGCCGATTGCCGTGACGCACGCGAACGCCGCGTCAATTTTTCCGCACAAGCGCAACCGCAGTGATGACGTGCTGAAGGCGTTATCCGAGACCGGGGGTGTTATCGGTTGCGCGGCCTACCGCAACATAACGCCGGACTCCGCATGCGCCAGCACGCGTGGTTTCGCCGAAATGATAGCACGGACGGTCGAGATCGCTGGCATTGATCACGTCGGCCTCGGAACCGACTTCAGCTATAAATCCAATGACGCGTTCCGGGAATGGATGCGCAAGGGCCGCTGGACACGCTCTGTGCAGTATGGCGCGGGTTCGGCTGCTCGGCCTGGAGCGGTTTCCAAGCCGGACTGGCTGCCGACGGCCGACCGCCTGAAGGATCTCGAACCCTCATTGGCCGAAGTTGGATTCTCGCCTGAGGAGATCGGCAAGATCATGGGCGGTAATTGGCTCCGCCTTTATGGTGCAGTGTTCGGCTGA
- a CDS encoding amino acid ABC transporter permease produces the protein MSQQSIPLPLASAHGAAALPDVARAEKQWHPWRWALSIFVTLLVLRFFMLVATNQNLQWPVVANYMFNPVVLRGLGMTLWLTVLAMVVGFVLGTALALFRMSTIAPLSYFALGFTWLFRSVPTLVLLIFLYNISILIPTVEIGIPFGPVFWSERTNDLVTPFVAATIGLGFHKAAYMSEIIRAGLLSVDDGQKQAATSLGMSPATMLRRVILPQAMRVIIPPTGSEIISTLKLTSLVSVISMADLLYTVETIYARTFQTIPLLVVACLWYLILTSILQIGQRYVEKYFGRGYRSRTGTSDHSAAQE, from the coding sequence ATGTCACAGCAATCCATTCCGCTGCCGCTCGCCAGTGCGCATGGCGCCGCGGCGCTGCCCGACGTGGCCAGAGCCGAGAAACAATGGCACCCGTGGAGGTGGGCGCTCAGCATTTTCGTGACCCTGCTGGTGCTCCGCTTCTTCATGCTGGTGGCTACCAACCAGAACCTGCAATGGCCGGTCGTTGCCAACTACATGTTCAATCCGGTCGTGTTGCGCGGATTGGGTATGACCTTGTGGCTGACCGTTCTTGCCATGGTGGTTGGGTTTGTATTGGGAACAGCGTTGGCCTTGTTCCGGATGAGCACGATTGCCCCGCTCAGCTACTTTGCATTGGGCTTCACTTGGCTCTTTCGCTCGGTCCCGACACTCGTTCTGCTTATCTTCCTCTACAACATCTCGATCCTGATCCCGACCGTGGAGATAGGAATACCTTTCGGCCCTGTGTTTTGGTCGGAACGCACCAATGATCTCGTCACGCCCTTTGTCGCCGCGACAATCGGGCTCGGCTTTCACAAGGCCGCCTATATGTCCGAAATCATCAGGGCCGGCTTATTATCCGTAGACGATGGGCAAAAGCAGGCGGCAACCTCGCTCGGCATGTCGCCAGCGACAATGCTGCGCCGGGTCATCCTGCCACAGGCGATGCGGGTCATCATCCCGCCCACGGGCAGCGAGATCATCTCCACCTTGAAGCTCACCTCGCTCGTCAGCGTGATCTCCATGGCCGATCTTCTCTATACCGTGGAAACGATCTACGCGAGAACGTTCCAGACCATCCCACTGCTGGTTGTTGCCTGCCTTTGGTATCTTATCCTCACCTCGATATTGCAGATCGGCCAGAGATACGTTGAGAAGTACTTCGGGCGAGGTTATCGCAGCCGCACCGGCACGAGCGACCATAGCGCAGCGCAGGAATGA
- a CDS encoding amino acid ABC transporter ATP-binding protein gives MTMTEPSKNPVVVARDIRKSFGQNQVLKGVNLSVRASEVVVILGSSGSGKSTFLRCLNQLEDIDGGWIEIDGESIGYEYSNGRVRRLPAHRRVQQRRALGMVFQQFNLFQHLTAIGNVMEAPVSVRGITKSAARAQAMSFLEKVGLADKAHLYPYQLSGGQQQRVAIARALAMEPKVMLFDEPTSALDPELVGEVLAVMKDVAKSGTTMIVVTHEMGFASEVSDRVVFMDGGVVIQDAPFAEMAANPASPKVASFVRNAKH, from the coding sequence ATGACAATGACCGAACCCAGCAAAAATCCTGTAGTCGTGGCGCGCGACATACGCAAAAGCTTTGGCCAGAATCAGGTTCTCAAAGGAGTCAATCTCTCGGTCCGTGCATCCGAGGTTGTTGTTATTCTTGGTTCTTCCGGGTCGGGCAAATCGACATTCCTGCGCTGCCTCAACCAGCTCGAGGACATTGACGGTGGGTGGATCGAAATCGATGGCGAAAGTATAGGCTACGAGTATTCGAACGGCCGCGTCCGTAGACTGCCGGCCCATCGCCGTGTGCAGCAGCGACGCGCGCTTGGAATGGTCTTTCAACAGTTCAATCTCTTCCAGCACCTGACCGCCATCGGCAATGTCATGGAAGCGCCCGTATCTGTGCGCGGTATCACGAAATCGGCGGCGCGCGCGCAGGCCATGTCGTTCCTGGAAAAAGTGGGCCTCGCGGACAAAGCCCATCTCTATCCTTATCAGCTTTCAGGCGGTCAGCAGCAGCGAGTTGCGATTGCACGCGCTCTCGCCATGGAACCCAAGGTGATGCTGTTCGACGAACCGACCAGCGCTCTCGATCCTGAACTCGTCGGCGAGGTGCTCGCGGTCATGAAGGATGTCGCCAAAAGCGGAACAACGATGATCGTCGTGACCCATGAAATGGGCTTCGCAAGCGAGGTCTCGGACCGGGTCGTCTTCATGGATGGCGGCGTTGTCATCCAGGACGCCCCTTTCGCCGAGATGGCCGCCAACCCGGCCAGCCCGAAGGTCGCGAGTTTCGTCCGCAACGCGAAACACTGA
- a CDS encoding LLM class F420-dependent oxidoreductase yields MSIAARIRIAVQLQPVHCTYDALRAAVSRVDASGADILFNSDHFFPSIGEDNGSCFEAWTMLGAWAEQTHHVQLGVSVSGNTYRNAHLLADMARTVDHISRGRAILGIGSGWFRKDHDEYGYDLSDSKSRLEGLDQSLEAIRYRLPRLNPPPAGKLPIMIGNGGDRKPPEMVARYADIWMDFKAPEIVRAYNRELDSVCEAIGRDPRSIERGVAVSPEDLSRVQLFLDAGCTLFMVRTAGPELDLAFLPSWIAWRDALNDHYTVQESRQT; encoded by the coding sequence ATGTCAATCGCCGCCAGAATCCGCATCGCCGTTCAACTACAGCCCGTTCACTGCACATATGACGCGCTGCGCGCTGCCGTTTCGCGTGTCGATGCTTCCGGCGCCGACATTCTCTTCAATTCGGACCACTTCTTTCCGTCGATTGGTGAAGACAACGGGAGTTGTTTTGAAGCATGGACAATGCTCGGCGCGTGGGCGGAACAGACACACCATGTTCAACTCGGCGTCTCCGTGAGCGGCAATACATACCGCAACGCCCATCTGCTCGCAGACATGGCGCGAACGGTCGATCATATCTCGCGCGGCCGGGCGATTCTGGGTATTGGCTCCGGCTGGTTCAGGAAAGATCATGACGAATATGGCTATGACCTGTCTGATTCAAAGAGCCGTCTCGAGGGCCTCGATCAATCTTTAGAAGCTATTCGATACAGGCTTCCGCGGCTTAATCCACCGCCGGCGGGCAAACTGCCCATCATGATTGGCAATGGTGGCGACCGAAAACCACCCGAAATGGTTGCACGCTACGCGGACATCTGGATGGACTTCAAGGCACCCGAGATCGTGCGGGCCTACAATCGCGAATTGGATTCTGTCTGCGAGGCTATCGGCCGCGATCCCCGTTCCATCGAACGTGGTGTCGCTGTTTCGCCGGAGGATCTCTCACGCGTTCAATTATTTCTAGATGCGGGATGTACGCTTTTTATGGTGCGTACTGCGGGCCCTGAGCTCGATCTTGCCTTTTTGCCGAGCTGGATTGCCTGGCGGGACGCGCTCAACGATCACTACACGGTTCAGGAGAGCCGGCAGACTTAG
- a CDS encoding alpha/beta hydrolase has product MEKPTFVLIHGSWHGGWCWSRVAPILRQHGASVFTPTLTGQGERSHLLNPDVGLRTHIDDVVQTLRFNGLRNVILVGHSYGGMVIRGVQDAAPDCIHALVYLDAHVPADGDSMCALAGPEVTERLRKRVEEEGSGWILPPSPASVFGTEDPKDAAWINCLSTPMAWKAYTDVLQLAKPSADAERKGYIRCVAHKRTYFDLAADRHRGRAGWTVRDLAAAHNVMVTHPRLLAETLLTLT; this is encoded by the coding sequence TTGGAAAAGCCCACTTTTGTCTTGATCCATGGCTCATGGCATGGCGGATGGTGCTGGTCACGGGTAGCTCCCATTCTGCGCCAACATGGGGCCAGTGTCTTCACGCCGACCCTGACCGGCCAGGGGGAGCGCTCCCATCTGCTGAACCCTGACGTCGGACTGAGGACCCATATCGACGACGTCGTGCAGACGCTGCGCTTCAACGGTCTGCGCAATGTCATCCTCGTAGGGCATAGCTATGGCGGCATGGTAATACGCGGCGTTCAGGACGCAGCGCCGGATTGCATACACGCTCTTGTCTATCTCGATGCCCATGTGCCGGCGGATGGCGACAGTATGTGCGCCCTCGCCGGTCCGGAGGTGACGGAGCGCCTTCGGAAACGTGTGGAGGAAGAGGGCAGTGGCTGGATACTTCCCCCCTCGCCCGCGTCCGTGTTCGGGACAGAAGACCCGAAGGATGCGGCATGGATCAATTGCTTGTCCACGCCCATGGCCTGGAAGGCCTATACAGATGTGCTGCAATTGGCAAAGCCATCAGCAGATGCGGAGCGAAAGGGCTACATTCGCTGCGTAGCGCACAAGCGGACTTATTTCGATCTGGCGGCAGACCGTCATCGGGGCCGCGCAGGATGGACCGTTCGGGACCTTGCCGCCGCCCACAATGTCATGGTCACCCACCCACGACTGCTCGCCGAAACTCTGCTCACGCTCACCTGA
- the aroA gene encoding 3-phosphoshikimate 1-carboxyvinyltransferase yields MTKTLTLVPPQRPLRGAVAPPGSKSITNRALLLAALSNGTSHLTGALKSDDTRHMANALRGMGVAIEEPDATSFVVHGAGGLKAPSEPVFLGNAGTATRFLTAAAALANGVVVVTGDEHMQKRPIAPLVAALGQLGIVATAPSGCPPVTIDGRGGFEGDSVTVDAGLSSQYISALLMLAAGGSRPVQVNLKGEAIGARGYIDLTCAAMRHFGARVEERSATTWVVQPGGYRAVDMHIEPDASAATYLWAAEVLTGGDIDIGTAASAFTQPDARAHALINQFPNLPRVIEGSQMQDAVPTLAVLAAFCREPVRFTGIANLRVKECDRVAALANELARLAPGSAVEEGDDLLVTPMPAERFRAAEIETYADHRIAMSLALAGLMVPGVTIKDPDCVNKTYPAYWRDLRSLGVAMSINGE; encoded by the coding sequence ATGACGAAGACACTGACCTTGGTCCCTCCTCAACGCCCGTTGCGCGGGGCCGTTGCGCCGCCCGGGTCAAAGTCGATCACCAATCGCGCGCTTCTTCTGGCCGCGCTATCCAACGGAACGAGCCATCTGACCGGCGCGTTGAAGAGCGACGACACACGGCATATGGCAAATGCTCTGAGGGGCATGGGTGTCGCGATCGAGGAGCCGGACGCGACAAGTTTTGTTGTCCATGGTGCGGGCGGACTCAAAGCGCCGTCTGAGCCGGTCTTTTTGGGCAACGCTGGCACAGCCACGCGATTCTTGACTGCGGCCGCCGCCCTGGCGAACGGCGTTGTCGTTGTCACTGGCGACGAACATATGCAGAAGCGGCCCATTGCGCCTCTCGTTGCGGCGCTTGGCCAGCTTGGGATCGTTGCCACAGCGCCTTCAGGTTGCCCGCCGGTCACGATCGACGGACGCGGCGGGTTTGAGGGAGACAGCGTCACTGTCGATGCGGGGCTTTCAAGCCAATACATCTCCGCCCTGTTGATGTTGGCTGCAGGAGGATCGCGCCCGGTCCAGGTCAATCTCAAAGGCGAGGCCATCGGCGCGCGCGGCTATATCGACCTCACTTGTGCAGCGATGCGTCATTTCGGCGCCCGCGTTGAGGAACGCAGTGCTACCACATGGGTCGTCCAGCCGGGTGGCTATCGCGCCGTTGACATGCATATTGAACCCGACGCATCAGCCGCTACGTATCTGTGGGCGGCAGAAGTTCTGACAGGCGGGGACATCGATATCGGGACGGCAGCGAGCGCCTTTACCCAGCCTGACGCACGCGCCCATGCCTTGATCAATCAATTCCCGAACCTGCCGCGTGTGATTGAGGGATCGCAGATGCAGGATGCGGTTCCGACCCTCGCGGTACTGGCTGCGTTCTGCAGAGAACCCGTTCGCTTCACGGGCATCGCAAACCTCAGGGTCAAGGAGTGCGACCGCGTGGCAGCTCTCGCTAACGAGCTTGCGCGACTGGCCCCTGGATCAGCCGTTGAGGAAGGCGATGACTTGCTCGTCACGCCCATGCCAGCAGAGCGGTTTCGGGCGGCGGAGATAGAAACTTACGCCGATCATCGGATCGCGATGAGCCTCGCTCTCGCAGGCTTGATGGTGCCGGGCGTGACCATCAAGGACCCGGACTGCGTGAATAAGACGTATCCGGCCTATTGGCGGGATCTCCGTTCACTCGGGGTCGCGATGTCGATAAACGGGGAATAG
- a CDS encoding DUF2934 domain-containing protein, whose amino-acid sequence MDERERRIRERAHRLWEEEGRPEGRAESHWFQAKEIVAIEEGHPEMLKPVEAAEREAAEPIEALANAGEFPTLTDQGEMQIPHRPEPVSDGGLATNGVNPEEPAGGGGQNVRSAEEPRRGKKRPRAAPSEL is encoded by the coding sequence ATGGACGAACGAGAACGTCGCATCCGCGAGCGCGCCCACCGACTCTGGGAGGAGGAAGGCCGGCCGGAAGGGCGTGCTGAGAGCCACTGGTTCCAGGCCAAGGAGATCGTGGCGATCGAGGAAGGGCACCCCGAAATGCTCAAGCCGGTCGAGGCGGCTGAGAGGGAGGCAGCCGAGCCAATAGAAGCGCTTGCGAACGCCGGCGAGTTCCCCACCTTGACGGACCAGGGCGAGATGCAAATCCCACACCGCCCAGAGCCTGTCTCTGATGGTGGTTTGGCGACGAACGGCGTGAATCCAGAAGAGCCAGCTGGTGGAGGCGGTCAGAACGTCCGCAGCGCGGAAGAGCCTAGACGTGGAAAGAAACGCCCGCGTGCCGCGCCTTCGGAGCTTTGA